In Pochonia chlamydosporia 170 chromosome 3, whole genome shotgun sequence, the following are encoded in one genomic region:
- a CDS encoding sulfate permease (similar to Coccidioides immitis RS XP_001245450.1) produces MALHRISDLFVSKVLGIDVKSRYASIPSDLNKRATEVLDSAEVYLEDEPSVAEWFKELAPSRKGVCEYVVSLFPSASWTKRYNIRWLAGDLVAGITIGLVVVPQALAYAALADLTPPYGLYTSFTGAVLYWVFGTSKDIVIGTTAVGSLLVGQVINRVTMETGDYTHEQIAHCLSMMSGAVLLFLGLIRLGWVIEFIPYIPISAFVTAASITIMSTQIPTALGLPSVNTRAPPYQVIIDTFKSLPQIQLDAAVGLSSIVLLFGIRGFCTMMEKRQPDKRRMWSSISSLRLTFTMLLFTLISYLANRTSMEGKPKFRIVGHIDKGFQRAGVPNIDLNLIRLVISELPAVAIILVIEHIAIAKAMGRLYDYTVNPSQEIVALGAANLLSPFVGGYVCTGSFGASAVLSKAGVRTPLAGLFSAGVLVLALYALTGVFYYIPKAALAGLIIHAVCNLLTPPKNLYKYWQLSPVEFLIWIIGVTLAIFVSLEACIYAGTALSIVLVLVRLARTRGTFLGVVKVKRVASAKQYGDGEGHSNSSKSRHSTSDAFMPLDGSGPTNPNIKIESPYPGVFIYQLHEGFNYTNQAYHIDILTKYIMNNTQRLSEEAFEKESDRLWNDPGPKGHNPHSYLLPYLRAIVMDFGAVNHVDITSVQGLIDLRNVLDNYSAPDAVEWHFANIHNRWTRRALGVAGFGYPTAHNPEALRHWQPIYSIAATLSEKDGPFGDVHRCGGTDVDSDDERTQAPPTPVQDDIARTKRPGSIRASLNRGDSTQMAAIQGINRPFFHVDLYSAVQAAVTDARSKDLSAMV; encoded by the exons atggCATTACACCGGATTTCGGACCTTTTTGTCAGCAAGGTTCTCGGTATTGATGTGAAGAGCAGGTACGCTTCAATACCATCGGACCTTAACAAGCGTGCCACAGAAGTTCTCGACTCCGCCGAAGTTTATTTAGAAGACGAGCCTTCAGTGGCGGAGTGGTTCAAAGAACTCGCACCTTCTAGAAAAGGAGTCTGCGAGTATGTTGTCAGTTTATTCCCATCGGCGTCATGGACCAAACGATACAATATTCGGTGGTTGGCAGGGGACTTGGTTGCCG GAATAACTATTGGTTTGGTCGTAGTCCCTCAAGCATTGGCCTACGCCGctttggctgacttgacGCCTCCGTACGGCTTGTACACTTCCTTCACCGGAGCGGTTCTGTACTGGGTCTTTGGAACATCTAAAGATATCGTCATTGGC ACAACTGCGGTGGGATCACTGCTTGTTGGGCAGGTCATCAACAGAGTCACGATGGAGACGGGGGATTATACCCATGAACAGATTGCTCATTGCCTAAGCATGATGTCAGGTGCtgttcttctcttcttgggtCTGATACGGTTGGGTTGGGTGATAGAATTCATCCCATACATTCCTATTTCTGCATTTGTCACCGCTGCCAGCATCACGATCATGTCAACCCAAATACCAACGGCACTTGGCCTCCCAAGTGTCAATACAAGGGCCCCTCCCTATCAAGTCATCATTGATACTTTCAAGTCGCTTCCCCAAATACAGCTTGATGCAGCCGTTGGTTTATCTTCTATCGTACTTCTCTTTGGCATTCGTGGATTTTGCACCATGATGGAGAAACGCCAACCCGACAAACGGCGGATGTGGTCGTCTATATCATCTTTGCGACTCACATTTACCATGCTTCTCTTCACTTTAATCAGCTACTTGGCTAATCGCACTAGCATGGAAGGAAAGCCCAAATTTCGCATTGTCGGCCACATTGACAAAG GCTTTCAGCGCGCTGGTGTACCGAACATTGACCTTAATTTGATAAGGCTTGTAATTTCGGAATTGCCTGCCGTGGCCATCATATTGGTCATTGAGCATATAGCCATTGCAAAGGCCATGGGCAGGCTGTACGATTACACTGTCAACCCATCCCAGGAAATTGTAGCTCTTGGCGCAGCCAATCTCCTGAGTCCATTTGTTGGAGGATATGTTTGTACAGGGTCTTTTGGCGCTTCTGCTGTCCTTTCCAAAGCCGGAGTCAGAACTCCTTTGGCTGGACTATTTAGCGCAGGGGTTCTTGTGCTTGCACTGTATGCCTTGACGGGAGTTTTCTACTACATTCCGAAAGCTGCTCTTGCTGGCCTCATTATCCACGCAGTTTGTAACTTGCTGACCCCTCCCAAGAATTTGTACAAATATTGGCAGCTTTCTCCGGTCGAATTTCTGATATGGATCATTGGAGTGACTTTGGCAATATTTGTGTCACTAGAAGCGTGTATATACGCGGGTACCGCTTTGTCAATTGTTCTAGTTCTGGTCCGGCTTGCCAGAACGCGAGGGACATTTTTGGGAGTCGTGAAAGTTAAACGGGTCGCATCAGCGAAACAGTATGGAGATGGTGAAGGTCattccaacagcagcaaatcACGCCATTCCACATCAGATGCCTTCATGCCCTTGGACGGGTCTGGGCCAACAAACCCAAATATCAAGATTGAGTCTCCGTACCCGGGAGTCTTCATTTATCAGCTTCACGAAGGATTCAACTACACAAATCAAGCATACCACATTGACATTCTCACCAAGTACATTATGAATAACACCCAGAGACTATCGGAAGAAGCCTTCGAGAAAGAATCAGACCGTCTCTGGAACGATCCAGGGCCGAAGGGGCACAATCCACATTCTTATTTGCTGCCATATCTCCGCGCCATCGTTATGGACTTTGGCGCAGTGAATCACGTTGATATTACTTCGGTCCAGGGACTTATTGATTTGAGGAATGTTCTGGACAACTACTCTGCTCCAGACGCTGTGGAGTGGCATTTTGCCAATATTCATAATCGCTGGACTCGGCGAGCCCTGGGTGTAGCAGGATTCGGGTATCCAACTGCACATAATCCAGAAGCATTGAGACACTGGCAGCCTATATATAGCATTGCAGCCACGCTCTCCGAAAAGGACGGGCCGTTTGGGGATGTGCATCGATGCGGTGGTACGGATGTAGATTCTGATGACGAGCGAACACAGGCTCCTCCGACCCCAGTGCAAGATGACATTGCTCGTACAAAGAGGCCAGGGAGCATTCGCGCCTCGTTGAACAGAGGCGACAGCACACAGATGGCAGCAATTCAAGGAATCAACAGACCCTTCTTTCATGTTGACCTTTACAGTGCTGTTCAGGCCGCCGTTACTGACGCTCGAAGTAAAGACTTGTCAGCTATGGTATGA
- a CDS encoding alpha-1,2-mannosyltransferase (similar to Coccidioides immitis RS XP_001243940.1) codes for MAPNPPEGQPQFEHPTASHAKKKKRGPYPIEPITAFYIFFAAGLVAAVFAPIQDCDETFNYWEPAHYLSHGYGLQTWEYSPDYAIRSWLYVGLHSAFGSIRRLLPQSSKVSEFYFIRYGLAFLCAICQTVLFKVISLTMNGRIGMFFLIATVISPGNFHASASFLPSSFAMYMCMLGAASFMNWRGGIKTAHGIFWFAAAGILGWPFASALCAPYLLEELVLVLFSDKDAFIEAIIRFFRGVIAGLIVLFFDFLINLFFYKKIAVVSWNIVKYNIFSSTGGPDLYGTEPWTFYFKNLALNFNIWFILALLALPLFVLQKIISPSGHGFQSGLRTVVFLAPFYMWLAIFTIQPHKEERFMYPVYPFLTLNAGIALHIILAAIGSTDPSTLAGKIPARLKFLAVSVVMILALDVSLARLYGIYSAYSAPLSIYSRLWGSSHGHPPLGKEEDLVCFGKEWYRFPSSYFLPRDMHAKFVRSEFRGLLPGEFSEAKIGFGFWSGTWLPTSGFNDRNVEDPGKYVDLKACSFLVDTQFPLRTDPLPPNEPDYIADKHTWEVVQCEQFLDAANTHILARTLWVPDLDVIPEKFRRKWGRHCLLQRKTT; via the exons ATGGCGCCGAATCCTCCGGAAGGACAGCCGCAGTTTGAGCATCCAACCGCAAGCCATGCAAAGAAGAA AAAACGAGGGCCATATCCAATTGAGCCCATCACCGCATTTTACATCTTCTTTGCGGCGGGTCTTGTAGCAGCTGTTTTTGCTCCGATACAAGATTGTGATGAGACGTTCAATTACTGGGAACCAGCGCATTACCTCTCCCACGGTTACGGCTTGCAGACTTGGGAGTACTCGCCGGACTACGCAATTCGGAGCTGGTTGTACGTTGGTCTACATTCTGCATTCGGTAGCATTCGTCGACTATTGCCTCAATCATCAAAG GTGTCTGAGTTTTACTTTATCCGCTATGGCCTCGCTTTCCTTTGTGCCATCTGCCAGACCGTTCTGTTCAAGGTCATCAGCCTTACTATGAATGGCAGAATCGGCATGTTCTTCTTAATCGCAACCGTTATTAGCCCGGGAAATTTCCACGCTAGCGCGTCCTTCCTGCCATCGAGCTTTGCCATGTATATGTGTATGCTCGGCGCTGCTTCGTTCATGAACTGGCGTGGCGGCATCAAGACTGCTCACGGCATATTTTGGTTTGCCGCAGCGGGTATTCTTGGTTGGCCATTTGCCTCGGCGCTATGTGCCCCTTATCTCCTAGAAGAGCTGGTTCTCGTTCTCTTTAGCGATAAGGATGCTTttattgaagccatcattCGATTCTTTCGTGGCGTAATTGCTGGCTTGATCGTTTTG TTTTTTGACTTCCTGATCAACCTCTTCTTTTACAAGAAGATTGCTGTTGTCAGCTGGAATATTGTCAAGTACAACATCTTCTCTTCAACTGGCGGCCCTGATTTATACGGAACCGAGCCGTGGACGTTCTATTTCAAGAATCTGGCCTTGAATTTCAACATTTGGTTCATTCTTGCCCTGTTGGCATTGCCACTATTCGTACTTCAGAAGATCATTTCACCATCCGGTCATGGCTTTCAGTCTGGCCTGCGGACTGTCGTATTTCTTGCGCCGTTCTACATGTggctcgccatcttcacAATACAGCCTCACAAAGAGGAGAGATTCATGTATCCTGTGTATCCTTTCCTAACTCTCAATGCTGGCATTGCGCTTCACATCATATTGGCTGCAATTGGGAGCACAGACCCAAGTACACTAGCTGGAAAGATTCCTGCTCGACTGAAGTTCCTAGCGGTCAGTGTTGTGATGATTCTGGCTTTGGACGTCAGTCTTGCCAGATTGTACGGTATTTACTCCGCATATTCCGCACCTCTGAGCATTTACTCTAGGCTATGGGGATCCAGTCATGGACACCCGCCACTGGGCAAGGAGGAGGATCTCGTGTGCTTTGGGAAAGAATGGTATCGTTTCCCCTCATCATACTTCTTGCCACGCGACATGCATGCCAAATTTGTTCGTTCTGAGTTTCGGGGTCTGTTGCCTGGTGAATTCTCTGAGGCGAAGATCGGATTTGGGTTCTGGAGCGGCACTTGGTTACCGACAAGTGGTTTCAATGATCGCAACGTGGAGGATCCTGGCAAATATGTCGATCTGAAGGCATGCTCCTTCCTGGTCGATACTCAGTTCCCCCTCCGCACCGACCCTTTACCTCCAAACGAGCCTGACTACATAGCGGACAAGCACACGTGGGAAGTTGTCCAATGTGAACAGTTTTTGGATGCCGCGAATACGCATATCCTGGCACGGACATTGTGGGTTCCGGACTTGGACGTCATCCCGGAGAAGTTTAGGAGAAAGTGGGGACGACATTGTTTGCTCCAGCGAAAGACGACATAA